GCATCAGCTCGACCGCCATCAGCACCAGCACGGCGTTGCGTCGACGCAGCACGCCGTACACGCCGAGGCCGAACAGCAGCGCCGCGGTGACGTACGGGACGACTGGCCTCACCGGCGTACCCCATCCGCGCCGGCCGCCTGCGGCGCCGGCGTGTCGCCCGTCGCGTCACCGCGCTGCGGTGCGGGCCGGCCGATGTCCGGACGGGACAGCACCACCGCCCCCACCAGCGCGGACAGCAGCAGGACGGAGAGCACCTCGAACGGCAGCACCCAGGACCTGAAGATCTGCTCGCCCAGCCGCTCGGCGGTGCCCGCGCCGGGCATCGTGACGGTGCTCCAGCGGTACGCGTCGACGAGCAGGACACTCAGCCCCAGGCCGGCGCCGCCACCGATCAGCGCGGCCGACCAGCCCGGCCGGTCCAGATCGTCGGAGGCCCCGATCGGGGCCCGCGTGAGCATGACCGCGAACAACAGCAGCACCACCACCGCGCCCACGTAGATCAGCACCTGCACCCAGGCGACCAGCTCGGCGCCGAGCACCAGATAGTCGCCGGCCAGCGCGCCCAGGCAGACCACCAGGTAGAGCCCCGCCCGGACCAGGTGCTTCGTGGTCACCACAAGCACGCCGGCGCCCACCGCGACCGCGCCCAGGGCGAGCAGCAGCAGATCCGCCCCGGTCACCGGGCCGCCCTTCCGCCGGGGCGGGCCGCGCCTCGGCCCGTCACGACGCGGGGCCCGGGTCGGCTTCGGGACGTACCGCCGGTGGGACGGAACGCGCGGCCTTCTTGGCCGCCGCGGTCTCCTCCTTGGCCGGCTCGCCGTTCGGGTCGTGCGCCGGCGGCGGTGGAACCGTGGCCATCCACTGGCCCAGGTGGTCCTTGTCGTGCAGCAGGTCCTTGATGTCGTACTCGGCGTACTCGAATTCGGGAGACCAGTAGAGCGCGTCGAACGGGCAGACCTCGATGCAGATGCCGCAGTACATGCAGAGCGAGAAGTCGATGTCGAACTTGTCAAGCACGTTGCGCTGGCGGGGTCGGGCGGCGCCGGGCACCGCCACCTCCTCCTTGTGCGAGTCGATGTAGATGCACCAGTCCGGGCACTCACGGGCGCACAGCATGCAGACCGTGCAGTTCTCCTCGGACAGCGCGATCACGCCGCGCGAGCGGGGCGGCAGCTCGGGGGCGACGTCCGGGTACTGCTGGGTGGTCGAGCGGCTGGTCATCGTCTTGAGGGTGACCGCCAGCCCCTTCACCAGGCCCGCGCCGGGCAGGCCGCGCTCGCTGGCGCCGCCGGCCGGGCCACCGTGCTCGCTGGGGTCGGTCATGTGGACCATCCTGCCCTGTGGCCTCGGCGCGCGCGACCACCACCCACAGGTCCGAGGCGGTACCGTGGTCGCGGGGAGAACGCACGCACCTGGAAGGACCTGCCATGACCGCCGCGCTGCAGAGCGACTACCCGCCCGAGAGCGAGTGGACGACTGACGATCTGGATGCGCTGCCCGAGGATGGCCGCCGCCGGGAATTGCTCGATGGAGTGCTGCTGATGTCCCCCTCCCCTACCCGCATCCACCAGACCATCGCCGGCCGGCTGATGGCCGCGCTGGATGAAGACTGCCCCGACGGCTATGACGTGACCCAGGCGGTCGAGGTGCGGATCAACCGCACCCGGTCCTTCATCCCCGACGTGCTGATCACGACGGCTACCGCGGCGGCTCGGGAGCCGTCGAAGTACGAGCCGCACGAAGTGGTCGTCGCGATCGAGATCGTCTCGCCGAGCACCCGCTCGATCGACCGGGTGTTGAAGCCGGCGCTGTACGCCCAGGCCGGCATCCCGTTCTACTGGCGGATCGAGACGGAGGGTGGCGCGTTGGAGGTCGTCACCTACCGGATCGACGCGGTGAACGAGGTCTACACCGAGACGGGGCGGTGGACGAAGTTCGTCGACACCGGCGAGCCGTTCCCGATCAACCTGCCGATCAGTCGGATCACGCCCCGGGTCCGCTGACGACAGTCGGTGGGAGCATCTCGACGCCGAGCTGTTGCAGGAGCTGGAACAGCTCGTTGCAGCTCCACACCTCGACGATCAGGCCCGCCGTGTCGAAGCGCAGGAACGTCGCCCCGGAGTAGCTGACCACCTGCCCGGTCGGGGGCACCGGCCCGAACTGCCCGGCGTGGGTGCCGGCCGCCCGCCAGTGCACTGCCACCCGCTCACCTGCGGCGACCACGTCGACGATCTTGTAGCGCAGGTCCGGGAAGGCCGCCCGCCGCTCGCGGTGCCAGGCCAGCGTCGCCTCCGGGCCGGTCCCGCCCAGTCCGGGGCACTCCTCGGCGATCAACTCGTGGGCCGACTCCTCCCGGCGGGCGTTCCACACGTCGGCGATGAAGCGCCGGGCCGCCGCCTCCACATCCGTCATGCCGGCAGGGTATCCGGCGTCGCTGAGCGGTAGATCCGTAAGGATGGGGTAGAGACACTGACCGGACCGGGAGGGTGACGTGGGCGAGGAAACAGGCGGGAAGTACGTCGAGCCGGGTGGCGAGTTCACCCGGGACCAGCGGTACATCGCCACCCGGATCACCGCGGACGGGCGGGACGGCTACCCGGTGGAGCCGGGCCGATACCGGCTGGCCGTCAGCCGGGCCTGCCCGTGGGCCAACCGCCTGATCATCGTGCGGCGGCTGCTCGGCCTGGAGGACGCCATCTCGATGGCTGTCGCCGGCCCGACCCACGATGCGCGGAGCTGGACGTTCGACCTCGACCCGGACGGCCGGGACCCGGTGCTCGGCATCGAGCGCATCCAGGAGGCGTACTTCAAGCGCTTCCCCGGCTACGAGCGTGGCATCACCGTGCCGGCGATCGTGGACGTGCCGACGGGGCAGGTGGTGACCAACGACTACGCGCAGATGAGCCTTGACCTGTCCACCCAGTGGGCCGCGTACCACCGCGAGGGCGCCCCGCAGCTCTACCCCGAGCACCTGCGGGCGCAGATCGACGAGGTCAACGACGTGGTGTTCCGCGACGTGAACAACGGCGTCTACAGGTGCGGGTTCGCGGGCAGCCAGGAGGCGTACGACAAGTCGTACCACCGCCTGTTCGACCGGCTGGACTGGTTGACCGAGCGGCTGACCGACCAGCGGTACCTGGTCGGCGACACCATCACCGAGGCCGACGTGCGGCTGTTCACCACGCTTGTCCGCTTCGACCCGGTGTACCACGGCCACTTCAAGTGCAACAGGCAGAAGCTGAGCGAGATGCCGGTGCTGTGGGCGTACGCCAGGGACCTGTTCCAGACCCCCGGGTTCGGCGACACCATCGACTTCGACCACATCAAGCGGCACTACTACGAGGTGCACCGCGACATCAACCCGACCGGGATCGTGCCGCTCGGCCCCGACCTGTCCAACTGGGTCACCCCGCACGGACGGGAGGCCCTTGGTGGTCGCCCCTTCGGCGACGGCACCCCACCCCCACCCCCCGCCGAGCCGGTCGACCCGGCCCACACCCCGCTGCGCTGACCGGGGCTCCTACAGCGCGACGCGGACGGCTGCCGTGAGGACCAGTTGGGCGAGCGACGCTGGCACCAGCACCAGCCAGCAGAGGCGTTGGAGCTGGTCCTCGCGCAGCCGGGGGTAGGACACCCGGAGCCAGATGATCACGAAGGCCACCGCGAAGATCTTGAGCAGCGTCCAGAGCCAGCCGAGCTGGTCGTCGGCGAAAGGACCCTGCCAGCCACCGAGGAACAGCACAGTGGTCAGCGCGGCGATCACCACGATGCCGACGTACTCGGCAAGCAGGAAGAACGCGAACCGCAGCCCCGTGTACTCGGTCATGTAACCGAAGACCAGCTCCGAGTCGGCCACCGGCATGTCGAACGGTGGCCGGCGGATCTCGGCCAGCCCGGCGACGAAGAAGATGATCATCGCGGGCGCCTGCCAGAGCAGCCACCACGGCTGCCACGCCTGCACGATGCCGGACAGGCTGAGTGTGCCCGCCGCCATCGCCACCGAGGCGGCGGCCAACACCAACGGCAGCTCGTATCCGAGTAGCTGGGCGGCCCCGCGCAACCCGCCGAGCAGGCTGTACTTGTTGGCCGACGCCCACGCCGACATCAGCACCGCCACCACGCCGATGCCGACCACGGCCAGCACGAAGAACAGGCCGATGTCCAACGGTTGCCCGACCAGGTCGTTCGGGCCGAGCGGAATGACCAGCAGCACCAGCAGATACGGCACCAGCGCCACCGCGGGCGCCAGCCGGAACACCGCCCGGTCCGCCTCGCGCGGGGTGATGTCCTCCTTCTGCACGAACTTGACGCCGTCCGCCACGAGCTGCGCCCAACCGTGGAAGCCACCCGCGTACATCGGGCCGAGGCGACCCTGCATGTGCGCCATCACCTTGTGCTCGGCCTGACCGACGAGCAGCGGCAGGGTGAGGAACGCGACGACCACGCCGCCCACCCGGAGCACCAGCTCCACCCAGAGCGGCATCAGGCCGTACCCCCGTCGTGGTCGGTCCGGTCGTCGCGTACCGGCGGGTCCGCGACGGGCTCGCCACGCGATGCGGCCGGGCCTGCGCCGGGCGCGGGCTCGTCGGCCGGTGGCGGGGCGTCGGCGGCGCCGGCGGCCCGGGGAGTACGCGCCGGACGGGCCCCCGGCGCCGGCCGCGCCTGCCGCTCGGCGGCTGGTCGGGCCGGGGTGCCGCCGCGTGGCCCCTCGCCCACGCCGCCCGCGCCGGCCGGGGTCGGCGTCGTTCCCCACTCGCCCGGAGCGGGCACACCCGGCGGGCGGATCGGTCGACGACCACCGCCCGCCTCCGACTCGCCCGGCTCCTTCGCGCCCGGCCAGGGCTTCGCCACCCTCGATGCGAGCACGAACTCCTTGCGCAGCGGGTGGCCCTCGAACTCCGGGGGCAGCAGCAGCGGTCGCAGCTCCCCGTGGCCGTCGAAGTCGATGCCGAACATCTCGTGGGTCTCCCGCTCGTGCCAGGCGGCACCCGGGTAGACGTCCACCACCGACGCCACCGAGGGCGCGTCGCGGGGCACCCGGGTGCGCAGCAGCACGCCGTGCCGCAACCGCGTCGACCAGAGGTGCGCCACCACGTCGAAGCCCTCGGCCAACTCGTCGACAGCCGAAAGCCAGTCGAAGAAGTCACAGGCCAGCTCGCTGTCGTCGCGGGCGGCGCGGACGGCGGCCGACCAACTCGCCAGGGGTACGTCGACGGTGGCCCGGGCGAACCGCTGCCCGCCGGAGACCGACGGGGTCGCCTCGACCGGCGCGAGCAGCGCGACCAGCCGAGCGCCGACCTCTTCCTCAGTCATGCCGCTGATCCTAGGGCGTCCGCCCGGCGCGGACCCGGCCCGCGGTCCAGGGCCGACCACAGGTGATCTGCCCGCTTTACCGAGCGGCGGGCCCGTCGGCGGGGAAAGATGAGGGCGTGCGCGCTGTCACTGTGAAACCCGGGGTCGCCAACTCGCTGAGCCTCGCCGAGGATCAGCCGGAGCCGGCGCCCGAGGAGGGCGCTGTCCTGGTCGAGGCACTGGCCGTGGGGATCTGCGGCACCGATCACGAGATCATCTCCGGCGCCTACGGCGAGGCGCCGCCGGGCGCGGACCGCCTGGTCATCGGGCACGAGTCGCTGGGGCGGGTGCTGGAGGACCCGAGCGGCACCCTGCAACCCGGGGACCTGGTGGCCGGCATCGTCAGGCATCCCGACCCGGTGCCCTGCAGCAACTGCGCGGTCGGCGAGTGGGACATGTGCCGCAACGGTCAGTACACCGAGCACGGCATCAAGGCGCTGCCCGGGTTCGCCCGGGACCGTTGGCGGATCGAGCCGCAGTTCGCGGTCCCACTCGACCCCGCGCTGGCCCAGGTAGGCGTGCTGTTGGAACCGACAAGCGTGGTGGCCAAGGCGTGGGACCACATCGAACGGATCGGCCACCGGGCCGAGTGGCAGCCGCAGACAGTCCTGGTGACCGGCGCGGGGCCGATCGGCCTGCTGGCCGCGCTGCTCGGCACCCAGCGCGGGCTCACCGTCCACGTGCTGGACCGGGCCACCGACGGGCCCAAGCCGGAGCTGGTCGCCGGGCTCGGCGCCACCTACCACGCGGTCCCGGTGAACGACCTGCCCTTCGAGCCGGACGTGGTGATCGAGTGCACAGGCGCACCCACTGTCGTCCTGGACGTCATGTGCAAGGCGGCGCCGACAGGCATCGTCTGCCTGGCCGGGGTGTCCAGCGGCGGTCGGAGCATCGACTTCGACGCCGGGGCGCTCAACCGGGCGCTGGTGCTGGAGAACAACGTCGTCTTCGGCTCGGTGAACGCCAACCGACGGCACTGGACCATGGCCGCGCAGGCACTCACCCGCGCCGACCAGGTCTGGTTGGAGTCGCTGAT
The DNA window shown above is from Micromonospora lupini and carries:
- a CDS encoding NADH-quinone oxidoreductase subunit C, which codes for MTEEEVGARLVALLAPVEATPSVSGGQRFARATVDVPLASWSAAVRAARDDSELACDFFDWLSAVDELAEGFDVVAHLWSTRLRHGVLLRTRVPRDAPSVASVVDVYPGAAWHERETHEMFGIDFDGHGELRPLLLPPEFEGHPLRKEFVLASRVAKPWPGAKEPGESEAGGGRRPIRPPGVPAPGEWGTTPTPAGAGGVGEGPRGGTPARPAAERQARPAPGARPARTPRAAGAADAPPPADEPAPGAGPAASRGEPVADPPVRDDRTDHDGGTA
- a CDS encoding complex I subunit 1/NuoH family protein, whose protein sequence is MPLWVELVLRVGGVVVAFLTLPLLVGQAEHKVMAHMQGRLGPMYAGGFHGWAQLVADGVKFVQKEDITPREADRAVFRLAPAVALVPYLLVLLVIPLGPNDLVGQPLDIGLFFVLAVVGIGVVAVLMSAWASANKYSLLGGLRGAAQLLGYELPLVLAAASVAMAAGTLSLSGIVQAWQPWWLLWQAPAMIIFFVAGLAEIRRPPFDMPVADSELVFGYMTEYTGLRFAFFLLAEYVGIVVIAALTTVLFLGGWQGPFADDQLGWLWTLLKIFAVAFVIIWLRVSYPRLREDQLQRLCWLVLVPASLAQLVLTAAVRVAL
- a CDS encoding glutathione S-transferase family protein, translating into MGEETGGKYVEPGGEFTRDQRYIATRITADGRDGYPVEPGRYRLAVSRACPWANRLIIVRRLLGLEDAISMAVAGPTHDARSWTFDLDPDGRDPVLGIERIQEAYFKRFPGYERGITVPAIVDVPTGQVVTNDYAQMSLDLSTQWAAYHREGAPQLYPEHLRAQIDEVNDVVFRDVNNGVYRCGFAGSQEAYDKSYHRLFDRLDWLTERLTDQRYLVGDTITEADVRLFTTLVRFDPVYHGHFKCNRQKLSEMPVLWAYARDLFQTPGFGDTIDFDHIKRHYYEVHRDINPTGIVPLGPDLSNWVTPHGREALGGRPFGDGTPPPPPAEPVDPAHTPLR
- a CDS encoding ester cyclase, which codes for MTDVEAAARRFIADVWNARREESAHELIAEECPGLGGTGPEATLAWHRERRAAFPDLRYKIVDVVAAGERVAVHWRAAGTHAGQFGPVPPTGQVVSYSGATFLRFDTAGLIVEVWSCNELFQLLQQLGVEMLPPTVVSGPGA
- a CDS encoding NADH-quinone oxidoreductase subunit J family protein, which codes for MTGADLLLLALGAVAVGAGVLVVTTKHLVRAGLYLVVCLGALAGDYLVLGAELVAWVQVLIYVGAVVVLLLFAVMLTRAPIGASDDLDRPGWSAALIGGGAGLGLSVLLVDAYRWSTVTMPGAGTAERLGEQIFRSWVLPFEVLSVLLLSALVGAVVLSRPDIGRPAPQRGDATGDTPAPQAAGADGVRR
- a CDS encoding NuoI/complex I 23 kDa subunit family protein, with the protein product MVHMTDPSEHGGPAGGASERGLPGAGLVKGLAVTLKTMTSRSTTQQYPDVAPELPPRSRGVIALSEENCTVCMLCARECPDWCIYIDSHKEEVAVPGAARPRQRNVLDKFDIDFSLCMYCGICIEVCPFDALYWSPEFEYAEYDIKDLLHDKDHLGQWMATVPPPPAHDPNGEPAKEETAAAKKAARSVPPAVRPEADPGPAS
- a CDS encoding glucose 1-dehydrogenase codes for the protein MRAVTVKPGVANSLSLAEDQPEPAPEEGAVLVEALAVGICGTDHEIISGAYGEAPPGADRLVIGHESLGRVLEDPSGTLQPGDLVAGIVRHPDPVPCSNCAVGEWDMCRNGQYTEHGIKALPGFARDRWRIEPQFAVPLDPALAQVGVLLEPTSVVAKAWDHIERIGHRAEWQPQTVLVTGAGPIGLLAALLGTQRGLTVHVLDRATDGPKPELVAGLGATYHAVPVNDLPFEPDVVIECTGAPTVVLDVMCKAAPTGIVCLAGVSSGGRSIDFDAGALNRALVLENNVVFGSVNANRRHWTMAAQALTRADQVWLESLITRRVPVNRYADAYTAGPDDIKVVLEFAS
- a CDS encoding Uma2 family endonuclease, with the translated sequence MTAALQSDYPPESEWTTDDLDALPEDGRRRELLDGVLLMSPSPTRIHQTIAGRLMAALDEDCPDGYDVTQAVEVRINRTRSFIPDVLITTATAAAREPSKYEPHEVVVAIEIVSPSTRSIDRVLKPALYAQAGIPFYWRIETEGGALEVVTYRIDAVNEVYTETGRWTKFVDTGEPFPINLPISRITPRVR